Within Wyeomyia smithii strain HCP4-BCI-WySm-NY-G18 chromosome 2, ASM2978416v1, whole genome shotgun sequence, the genomic segment tatccggagactcgattatccggaaactcgattatccggaattcgattatccggaattttagactcgattagccggaattttatttttttggtgtccgttttcaattttaattccgaaattttgtctttaccatccctcctggcatatttgttaccatttaagtcatttccggcatgtttgggacatgttcgaattaagtgaaaataatcaatgtccaatttatttattttgcttctcaagattttaccgcttttcgcctcagaaataacttccggttacgccactgcatcatacaagtaaaacaaagaaaaggtattcacaaaatttcaatgttttttgtgtgattcgattatccggaaaactcgattatccggaatgaaaatttttttgatgttccggataatcgagtccgacctgtaataccACCACCATTGCTAGTCCTGTTTGGCATGGGAATCGAAAgctgaaatttcaaaaaaatatattggatAACCCCAGATTTCAATGTACCGTTTACTTTCAAGGCATTTGGCatcaaacaaaatattttagGTTTCGAACATTTCATGTACAAGTTTTTATCATTGATCCTCCgccaaatattttggtttgaaaatttgttccgCCGCCACTTCTAGGACACCTTGGAGCACTTGCAAAAGCATCGCGAAACACCAAGTGCTTCGTTGAGCACCATTTGGGAACCCCTGTTCCACTCTGAccgatcacttcttgatgggttcaTTGGCTTCGGTATATTTCATTCAACTTAGATATCCTACTTCTATTTACGTCCAAGCACTAGCTGAAATTTAGTATACACTAAGAACTAGGATCTAGGACTTCCAAGGATCTgagcatctgagtgctttatccgaacaATCTTCTTAGAAAACCTTAGTATGGGTTCTTCACACTTCAATAACGAACggtaaaatatatgaaagtccAATCACTTTCATCGAATTTTTCTCATTAATACGTCAGAATATGATTATCAACTGGGGAAATTTTTGGACCAAAGGGAAAATTaggcaattgtttttttttttcattatcccACAGCTTGGTAAGATTTGTACATAAGAGTTAAAACTTAGACAAATAACCTAAAAATaacattattattactatcataaTCAAATATTTAGCGAGTTATCATGAAAATGAAAGTCCACTGGTCACTCTTTGTTTTTCTCCTTTCGACTCGCAAATGCATTGAAAGTCGAAATAGTAAGCTACCAATTATTGCTtaagtttttcaaacaaagaCAACATTGTCACTACTGTATACTGCCGTTTCGGTATCACATTTGCGAAATCCCGTGAACAATGCGTCCTATTTTGCGGAGTTTGGGGTTATAAAAGCGAATCGATTCCCGTTTGATGCTATCAATCGTTGTGCTGTATCAGTAAGATGAACTACTTGCTGGCACTAATTGGCGCTCTGTGCCTCGTGGGCGGAATCCACGCCGATTCACTAACCGACACGATCAATGGCAACTTAACGCTTCAGTTAACAAATTTTACCACTTCGCTTACAACGATAAATGCCACGATCACCGCTGCGGATAAAAATACTATCAAAGCTTGGAACAATTGGGGCAACACGTCCATAAACAATTTAACAGCTATTTATAACCGCTTCAAAACCTACCCCATTGATTTTACCTCACTAACTAGTGTTATTTCTAGTCTTACTTTTACATTAAACACTTCGCAACCCACGCTTTTCGCGAGTGACACTTCGTTGTTCAGCAGTTATGCACCTCAAATTTCACAGCAAATTAACGATACCGGAAGTTTGCTTCTTACGGCTGCTGCCAACATGAGTTCGCAAATAACTTGCACCAATGATTTTGCTGCCAGCTGCTATAAGAAATATGGTGCTAATCTAACCGCCAGCCCGATCTTACTGAGTCGTTACGTGGGCTGTGTAACAGCAGAAAATACACGCATCGCCAACATTGGAATTAACGTCACTGGTCAAATCAACAGCACTATGGCCACGGTGCAAACCTACCTGAATTTGCTAAACATTTGCAATATACCAACAGCCGCATCCTTAGCTTCATCACAGCCACCATCTCTTCAGTGCTTGACGACGGTATGGAAACATTTTCACCCATTATCATTTCCACaaccaatatattctatttTTTACAGTTCTTGAATAATCTAAGCCGTTCGCAAATTACCTCTTGGGGGAGTGCAGTTGACTCCGTCCGTTATCAGCAAAACTACCTGGTTTATTTCCGAATTCAACGGTGCGCAAAACTTGTAAGTTTGGACATCCAGGACGCGGTAGCCCGCGTGCAGAACAGTTTTACATCATGCTTATCCACGGGTGTTTGAGGATGCTACCATGTGAAACATCTAAATAACGGCAGTGAAgtattcaataaaataaaatcaaaaaatgctTTGACAATATCGACATACCGACACATAATTCAAACAAAACCTGATTCTAGTCCTTATTCTTGCGCTCAACAAATTTCTTACTCCACGTTACATATCGTGCGTTACAAACTCGCTATAGGCTTGACGAAAGATTCGAGAATTCTAGTAGTTTTTCCTGTGTTTTGTAACAATAACGGTGAACTGTTGTCCCTTTCACAGATGTTTAGTCTTCTATGAAAATCGTCTCATAATCATTTTCTTACTTAGAAGGTCTACAAAACGTCCTATACTTTTAGAATATCTGATGTAAAGTTTGACAATCCTAATGACAAATCAGTCCTTTTTTACCCAAAAATCCCACGCTTGGTAATGATATCGAAACTTTGCAAATAACGGCAATGATACCCAATTGCGCAGTAGTAGCTATGAAAGTAATTAccgtaagccggggtgagattatgccatacaaacccatcgTTTCTCAGCCATCCCATGGTGAGCACAACTCCAATGCTTCTTGAATAAGCTTTCTCAAATACTTACCCAAGAAAAACAAGTCTTCGGACCCcgaagagatggctgacaagttTCGGGGTGAGATGGCTCAATCTCAtccccactggcacaatctcaccccggctgacggTATCTCATGTTATCGCTATGCAGAATTAATTCCCCAACGACCCATGTATTTCAGGAGGGATTTCAATGTAGTGCAGTGAGGTATCGGTCGTGAACAGAGATATATGATAAAAAATGAAACACTATCACACAGCCGAGAGTAATTATTTTACAATGTGACCAGTTTTTGAACACATAATTTTAGAGGGCCTATTTACTCCACTAGcccctttttcaaaaacttcaaatTGCGCAAACTATTGCATTATTGCATCAAAAAATATAAGCTGAAATTTACAGCCCAATTGAATGAAATCGAATTTAACGGAGTTTtacttctcgcacaatgggtttaAAACGTTGTTCAAAATCGTGTTAtagaaaagttagattttttcacGCATCTTATAACGGTGCATTTTTTTGTATATGACACATTCTAGCGTAACGCGACACAATGAGGAACCGGCTTTGCTGTACATTTTAGGCTGAATATTAGAAACTAGCTTAAAAAGCATATGATTAAACAGGTCGTAAATAATGCCAACTAAATGTATTTTCTTATTACGGGTTGGTTTAGCAATTAAGATAGTTGTATCATGCACTTCAACCCGATACAttttgtaacgcgacaccatcgcTGAATTTCGGTTTTTCAACCTTCGATGGCATACGTTCAGATATCTGCTCTGCTGTAAGTTCTTGAACCCTAGTTTCTTTTAGACATTTGTTCCGGAGacaaaatccaacaaaatgACATATTACAACATAGAAAACACTGAATTTTCGGCGAAACGTTCCCAAAAACATTTTGGTGTGTCAATGGTGTCGCGTTTCGCGAAACAGTCTCCTGcaaatggtgtcgcgttacgaaaaTGCGAGCTTTGTAAATGTGGGCATCATGATTAGTTTTTAGTCATActatcttcgacaaagttgttgttTAGGTTAATACCAATAAGTTTATGCTATGACATTTACATTTAGTTCAAAGTTACGACGATGGGGGCGTTTCAGATTTATATTATCTAACCACTAATCGAACTGAGAATGGTTTCCTTCATAAAAAAGATTCATTCAGattttaacctttttttaaACAGTTTTCCTTTAAGTCAAGGGGAAACAAGTAgtttactgccgttccaagcatagttgtcccagcgtgcataaggtttgtgtaaaaCATGGGACAACTTGGAACGGCAGTTTATGCAAAGCTATCACTCCGCACCCTCCACTTTTCGACTGGCAAACAAAAATAGCTGTATCTTTATGAAACATGGGGCCCTTTCACTGAACCTCGGCGAGCAACTCGTCTCGTTTGGATTTTTCTGCtgcaattttactcaaaattgcactcaaattgcaaatttgttgaagtttccaagaaaaataatatcaaaatgtACTTGAAGTAAGAAAAGATATGTGAAAAACACGAATAAATCCGTTTTTTTTGGGGTTTGTTGTTGCTTTATTTGGATTATTAGGTAGTGTCGTAACCATTTGGTATTGAGTGAGTTTGGTAGGAATACTGTTAATTtataatacactggggtcttttttacgcgggttatttttatgcgttttttttatacgcgactttttttgcgcgattttttacaataacgcggattatttttacgcggtttcttgaaataacgcggattatttttacgcgatttggaagattatttttacgcggtattgaataagtttagtataagtaaatccaataaagtaaaaatcaatcttatggttcatgacaataagatattctgttttattaatctaaataatgcatatttttaatatatttgctattattatcaaaaaataggcaatttccgttaattcgggaagaaggaacaaaaatacgacgatacgagtcagggtcgttgcgattctGTTCaagaaacgaaagcttaaacatgtagcaaaattattataaaaaagttattgtcatgttcttcaacgAATTTTCATTATAGAAGCACTTAAAACtcattttgtttgtttcgttaccatttttatatcatttttcaagtttatatttacttacgtgccattattttcaATGGGATCTTAtcattgaatggagtttttttacgagaattttttaaattacgcggttttttcaacgcggtacaaccaaccgcgtaaaaaagaccccagtgtataccTAGAGTTTGATGAGTTTGAATAAATGTTGAATagcttttttttattgctttattaAGGTGGCTGTCAGCCACAAGCTAGTTCGCCACCGTGTGTTGAAAAGGTATTATTCAGCAACTTCCCAAGGAACGAAGTGAAGTGTAATTGGCCTGGTTGTTTTCGTGTTTCGGAGGTTTAAGCATTGAAGAACAACGAATTTCCATCGTTTGATATTTAGGTATATCGTTTGGGTATAAtacgttttcaatttttgactaGAAGTAAAAACATTGCCAGAGTATATGTAGTGTACGTGAGGTTTGTGTTTTATTCTCTGTCATGTGGCAATGATTattgttgatgtgtttttcgTAAAGCATTATTTACGCCTTAAAGCAAAGGAAACTAGACACTAAACCTAGCAATTGAATGAATGGCTTAAGAAACAGCATAGGTCTATTTGAGATTAAAATAGTCAAATACACTGTTTTACACTATctttaaaattataatttaattGCTTTcccataatttattttaatttccaagcacaaagatatttttacatttttaatgttATCTGAAAACCATTCCAGTAATTTCCCATGGGTTTCCATTGGCATTGAATATGTAATGATCTAATTCCAGTGAAAAGCAAACTCCTCACTTCAAGGTGGATATAATTTGATGCAGATGACTATTATTCATCATTATTCCATGTTGTGTTATCAATACACACTGACAAGAGCTCAAAAACTCGTTTTTGGTAACTTtataaaaacacataaaatttttgtaacgcgacaccataaaTTTGAACCTattgtaactttgagtagaatgcacTAATTTCACATACCAGCATATGCTAAGAAAGGTCTCATTGAGTACTAAGAAAATCCTGAATACTACTTTTCTACAGTATGTAACATTTGCACAATacgaaaaaaactactatttttgtaacgcgacaccataatAAAAGACCTGTTTTTCAATGACCTACCAGTTGAATCTACAAAATAGCAGCAACAACTGCGTTTAGGCTATGAAAACGTCCATAAAAACCCTTTACTTTCTGATGTATCACATgcccatagcttcaaaatagtatcaaaaatatgctatttttaaaaatagtgtcaaaactatgattttatTAATCTTTTATGAGTGCTTTAATTCACTCATTTAGTCAAGTTTTGCATgtaaattcaaatgaaacaaacgttttcCGTGAAGTTCAATTTATCCTCTTTCTGGGTCAAATATgcagtttgaaattttgatgtcttgGCGTAGAAGAGTTAGGAATGTGTtatatatcaaatgaaagctcttaaGTTGCGCTaaaaaacgtattatttggattttgaACCTAGATCCGGTAGTGAGAGAAAGGTAGCTgtgaaaatcaccattttttcaGTAAAATGCGAATTCCTTATCATGTTACATCAGCCACTTCCAAAAACCGCCATTTTGTACCCTTGAGAGGGTGGAATAAACGTGCCAATTTTCAGGAAAATCGATTGGGTTTACTCTGAGATATAGTAATTGTTAGTTTTCAGCAGAAGAAACCAATTTTTGGCGGACTTTTTTACCTCACTTACCTCTTTTGAAAAATCTGGAATTATGCAAAATATTGTGCTATCATATAGaaaacaaaccctgaaagtttcagcccgatcggagaacctcgatacaaTGTAAAGGtggtttaaatgaaaaataaaatgattaggaaatgaaaaataaaatggtaattaaataaatttagtgAATTTTTATCAGTTTCATCAGCGTGGACAACGAGGATGAAAGGatgtattcagtgaaaagatgGTCACTGAATTCGTTCTTTTTAAACACTCACTAACTTGAGCTTTTAGTGCCCAAGCCCACCTTTAGACGGGCGTCAGTAAACTCACTATAAATAGTGATCAAatactttaaaaatgtttgaacAGATTTATAGAGATTAGTGAGTAGAATACAAAGATGATGTGATATTGATTTTGTTGTATTCCAGCAGCTTGACTGAAGTGAAGGCGCAACTTAATTCTAAATTTTTGAACTGTTGAACTTTTTGAACTTTTTGAACTGCTGTGTTATAACGAAAATTTGTGcataggggttttcgagtacggtGAGAGTTCTACATGAGCATATTCTTGGTAAACTTGGAATGTTATAACATGATCGTCGTGCAAATTTGTggactataattttttttttttttaaatagaaattcgagagttgattttttttctgcaaaatgTTGTTGTCCTTTGTTCTctactaaagtcgctttttacaacTGTGCGAGAAAAACAGTGCGCATTCTGGTAttacctcgaaaaaaaaatttctatgaaAAGCAGACTAAATTCCAACTGCGAATATAAGTggaaaacaggaaaaataaaacagtCGAGCAAATTGGGTAACATTCAGAAATAAATTACCGCTGAAATACTGAATTTTCTTGAAAAAGAGGCCAAAAACCCGTGTAATTATGAGTTATATTTATGACAGCGGACAAAAAAAACTGTTACTACTGCTAGAAAAACTCTCCTTACCAAAAATAATGAAAGTGGGTACCAAAtatttgatataaatagagtaAGGAATGGCATAATCAGTGGGACCTTTCTTTCAGTCGAAGGAAATGAGAatcaaacttttgaattttgatcaataccAACAATTCCAATAACGGAAACGGTtaaactggtcgacaaaagcgaaaaaagttgccctaaaagATTGTAGCTttctaaccattcctgtgaattgcCCCTGGTAAATGCTTCTGAAGactgcagagtaattgctcgctggCTTACGGGAAAGTCACCTAAGTCTCCGAGTTATCTAAGCTAGAAGCACCAAAATTAAcaggaatagttaaaaagctataatctttctttgtgttcagtttgagctctagagcaAAATCGGAGTTTACCAGTGTTATCCAGGTGTCTTACGAATCCACAAAATATCGTTCATCAcagaaaacttattttcaaagtgaaagtatacaagcaaagtgtaTCAAAtacacgagatgtttatatcctctcatcaatagaaattccaaactttgttcaaagaacaaacttttgatttacaaacaaatttttagaccagcaatgctttatgctgtaccgatctgatcaagttgttgtttaacaaggaagaaaacgcttcaaaggattcagaataaaattctgaaaatgattttgaagcgtcctccttgatTTGGAACACTTGAATTACAtcccaagcagcacttgcaacatgttttcaaatgagactactcaatatttgttgttttaaaacttttttaacggtgcgagaaacttttccggttactctaaagaaatttaaaagtcttgagcaacattttgttatttacgggtatcattctcgtaactgaacactagaaattgctcaacagttttctgcaatctatttccaactgcatatttcataatgcttttaaataacgataatgtcacatgatgttgcatattaTTGTTTAACAAATGTTTTCTTCTTACGAAAGCAatctagtgatgaaaatgtatagcaacatcaTGTTAAAgcatatatttgctaaaattaccacacagtaaacagccatcttcaat encodes:
- the LOC129723350 gene encoding uncharacterized protein LOC129723350 translates to MNYLLALIGALCLVGGIHADSLTDTINGNLTLQLTNFTTSLTTINATITAADKNTIKAWNNWGNTSINNLTAIYNRFKTYPIDFTSLTSVISSLTFTLNTSQPTLFASDTSLFSSYAPQISQQINDTGSLLLTAAANMSSQITCTNDFAASCYKKYGANLTASPILLSRYVGCVTAENTRIANIGINVTGQINSTMATVQTYLNLLNICNIPTAASLASSQPPSLQCLTTFLNNLSRSQITSWGSAVDSVRYQQNYLVYFRIQRCAKLVSLDIQDAVARVQNSFTSCLSTGV